GGCCGTGAACTCCGGCGCCTGGAAGGGCACACCGACGCGGTGTCGGCCGTCGTCTTCAACCAGGATGGAAGTACATTGGCTTCGGGTGGCAAGGACAACACCGTGCGGTTGTGGTCGGTGGATACTGGGCGCGAGTTGCATCGCCTGCCGGGACACAGCGATCTCGTACGTTCTTTGGCCTTCAACCCCAATGGCCAGTTCCTGGCCTCTGGCAGTGGCGACAAGACCGTGCGCGTGTGGAGCGTAGGGAACGGAACCCTTCAGAGGACTCTGAATGGCCCCGTGGACCCCGTGCTTTCCTTTACTTCCAAGGGGAAGCTCCTGGCCTCGAGCCTCCGGGAAAATACCGTGCGCCAGTGGGATGTGGATACTGGCCAAGAACTCCCGCCTTCCACTTCCGATGCGGAAGCTTCAGCGCTCCGGGCTGTGTCGCGAATCGTGGAAGTGTTTCCCGGCGGATCGCCAGATGTCGTGTCCGTCTACAGCCCTACAGAGGACGTCCTGGCTTCGACCGCGAATGGCAACGTGATCCAGGTACGCGACGCTGCCTCGCAGCGTGTGCTCCGGGAATTGAAGGGACATACGTCCCCTGTTGAGACCATGGCCTTCAGTCCAGACGGGCGCACGCTGGCATCGGGCGGTGGCGACAACACCGTACGCGTGTGGGACATCGCCACTGGCTATGAACTCCGTCGCATGCAAGGCAACCTGTTCCCCGTCTGGTCCGTGGCCTTCAGTCCCACGGGGGATGCTCTTGTCTCCGGAGGAAGCGACGCACTGGTCCATGTGTGGGATCCGGCAACAGGCCTTGAGTTAAATCGTTTGGGAGCCCCAGGCGGCCCGGTGCGCGCTGTGGCCACCTCGCCGGATCAGCGCCTGCTCGCCTCAGGCGGAGACGATGGAATCATCTCCCTATGGGAACTGAAGAGCGGACGGCAACACCTGCGGTTGGAGGGACATACCGGCCCTGTTTACTCCGTAGCCTTCAATGCCGAGGGCACGCAGCTCGTCTCGGGTTCGGCCGATGGCACGCTGCGCTTGTGGAGCACGCGGACAGGCAAGCCCCTCGGTGCTCCCGTGAAGGAGCACGAAGGACCTCTTCGTGCGGTGGCCTTCAGCCCTGATGGAAGGACGCTCGCATCAGGGGGAGATGATGGAAGCGTCGTTTTGTACAAGCTGCGGTCCAGCAGAGAAGTCTACACCGAGGCCCGGCCGATCGGCTCAAACCCGGACGGCTCTACTCTCATCGGCATCAGCCCTGTTCTCGTAGAAGGCCAGTCGGTCGAGCCGTTCCGGCGCGTCCGCTACCACCGAGGTCCCGTCCGCTCCCTGGCATTCAGCCGTGACGGGAGATTCGTCGCCTCGGGCGGAGATGACGCGACCGTGCAGTTGTGGGGGACCCAACCCAATGACCAGCCGAGACTGCTGAAGGGTCACGCCAAGGGAGTATGGGCTGTGGCCTTCAGCCCTGACCAACGCTTCCTAGCCTCGGGCGGAGGGGACAAGCAGATCGTTTTGTGGAACGTGAGCACGGGCCAACCTGTCCGCGCGCTGCATGGCCCTATTGGATGGATCTCCTCCTTGGCTTTCAGCCCTGGGGGACACACTCTCGCTTCTGGCGATGATAGCGGCCGTATCCTCTTGTGGTCGCTCCATCAGGCCCCTCCCCTCCAAGGGCTCTTGCGCGGTGCGAGTCAGGGATGGGTGAGCCATCTCCAAGGGAAATCGGTTCTTCGCTCCGACGATGGAGGCTTTCTCTCGCACCGCCTCACAGATGGAGCATTGGAGGCAATCGCTCCAGCGCGACAGGGCCTGCCGCCGCGGCTGTCCATCGTCAGCGCTGAACTCCGAGTCCCTCCTGGAGACTTTGGAGAGCCGGGCGAGCTGATCCTCACCGTCGCCAATGCTCCGGATTCAGGCCGGGCTTATTGGATCCAACTGGAACCTGTCGAGCTCCCTCCGGGCCTGATGCTCTTCCCTGCCTCTGTCCCACGCTTGGACGCTGGGACCACCGTGGAGATCCCGGTCAAGCTCTCTTACTTGAGGCCAGATCTCGCCGCTCTCCCCCAGGCCCCTCAGCTCCGCTTCAAGCTCACCCACGCGTTCGGCGAGGAAACCGCTTTCACCTCGCCCTTGGTGCTCTTGAGTCCAGAGTTGGTTTTGGCGAAGGCTCCTCAGCTCAAGGACGGCACCCTGACCTTGACCCTCCGAAACACCGGCTCTCAATCCACTGGGCCTCTCTCCGTCACGGGAGAGTTTGAGTGGCATGGCAAGCAGCACACAGGGCCTAACCAGAACATTAACGACTTGGCACCAGGAGAGGAGTCATCCATCGCGATTCCGCTCTCGAACGAAGTGCTCAAGCTGGGCCAGTTCGATCTCGCGCTTACCGTGAGCTACAAGAAGTGGCCGCGGACGAGGAGCTTCATTGTCCCGGCAGTGAAGATCCCTATCGCTTATAGCCTGTACATCGCGTTGGCCCTGGGCGCGCTCCTGCTCTTTGGCTTCGTGTACTACGCCCGCGTGTACCGCAACCCGATGGTGGTCCACGCCGCGCGGTCACCTGCGGCCCTCAAGCACTACCCGCTGGCGGAGATGGCCGCGGCGGACCAAGCGCTGAGGCGTGCGAAGCGGCTCGACTCCACCATCACCGCAGCGGGCATCCCGGCGACCCGGTGGCAGCGAGCTCTCGGCGGCGCCAAGACCCCTCATGATGCGGCCACGGCCTTCGCGGAGGCCATTGGCGGAAGGCTCGGTGCCTCGCTGGGCACGAACACGTGGGCTCTGTCGCTGCCACAGCTCCGGTTGCGCTTCGCCCGGGACACCGCTGTCGTCATCATCGATGGCACGCGCCTGGAGTCTGGAGACGCCGAGCGCCGCATGGCCGATGTCTTCCAGGATGGCCGCGGCCCCAGCCAGGTGCTCGTACTGGACCGCACCCAAGCACAGAACGCGCGGCAGGTGCTCGAAGGCGTGCCCCAGGTCCGCTGCGCTGTTCTCTCCGCCAACCGGCTGCGCGACCTGCTGCTGGCCGATGAGCCCGTGCGCCTGCTGGAGACCACCATCTCCGAGCAGGTCTCTGTGTCGGAGCTGTCGCCCTACCAGGTGGCTGGGGGCGTGAAGATGGAGAGCTTCTTCTTCGGCCGCGAGCGCGAGGTACGCGCCATCACGGACCGCTCCGTGCGCAACTTCCTCGTGGTGGGCCAGCGGCAGATGGGCAAGAGCAGCCTCTTGCTCGCCGCGTTCCGGCGGCTCCAGGTCCGCTCGGATCTGGACGCGCACTATGTGGAGCTGGCGGACGCGGACCTGCACCGCCGGCTCGCCCGGGAGCGTGGACAAGTGCCCTCGGATGGCTCGCCGCTCCCTCCGTTCGTGGACGTGGCCTCCGGAGTTCCCTCACGGCCTCGGGTGTGGCTCATTGACGAGGCGGATGACTTCATCAGCGCCGATGCCAAGGCCGGCTACCCGTTGCTGCAGACGATGCGCGCGCTGGCCGAGGAGGGCCGGGCCCACTTCATCCTCGCGGGCTTCTGGGACCTGTATCGGGCCGTGGTGCTCGATGAGAAGCAGCCGCTGCGCAACTTCGGCGAACAGCTCCGGTTGGAGCCACTGGACGCGCGCTCGGCGCTGGCGCTCATTACCGACCCCATGGCGGCGCTGGGTCTGCACTGGGACACGCCCTCCACCACCGAGCTCCTCGTCGAGCAGGCTGGGCGCCGGGCCAACCTGATTGTGCTGGCGTGCAAGGCGCTGGTGGATTCGCTGCCACCGGACACCCACGTGCTCACCCGCGAGAACCTGGAGCGGGCGCTGCGCGAGGACAAGGATCTCCGGGACCAGAGCCGCCGCTGGCGTGGCGACCATCCCCTGCACCGGGCCGTGGTGCGGCAGGCACTGCTGCTCGGGAAGCCCACGCGCGAAGAGGTCCGGCTGGCGCTCAAGGCCCGCGGCGCGGACATCCGATCCTCCGACTTCGACGAGGCGATGGACCATCGCGAGCTGAGCTACGTGCTGGTCCCGGATGGAGACGGGCGTCTCTATTGCCCCGTGCCGCTCATGCAGCGCTACATCGAGTCCGAGCGGAGCCTGGAGGTGGGGCTCACCGAGGACCTCGAAGACCTACGCCGCCGGGGGCTCGCTGAGGTGCCCCGTCCAGCCTGAGTTGGCGCCAACAGACGGGCCTGCCGGGAACGCGCGCGGCAAACCTGTCTGACAAGTGGACCCCTTCGCACAGCTCCCGCCCGGCAGACGTCAGAAGCCCCTCACCTTTCTTCTAGCGAGGGTATTCGCCAGGGAGGCATGACTGTAGCCTACTCATGAGGTAGGTTCGCGAAGGGCGAAGCCAAGCGCCTCCTGCATGCCGAGAGACCCGATGACGGACGTGCCCACCGCTGACTCACTCCGGCCTGGGAGCGTCGTGGGCCCATGGCGCATCGAAGGCTACGCGGGCCGCGGCACCTACGGCCTCGTGTTTCGCGCGCGTCTCGCCGGGTATCCTGAGTCTCCGCTCGTGGCGCTCAAGGTGGCCGTGTTCGCCTATGACCCGCGCTTCATGCGCGAGGCCGCACTGCTCTCGCGCTTCCACCATCCATCCATCCCGAGGCTGCTGGCTCGCGGCTGGTGGGTCGCCAGTCCCAAGGCGGCGCACCCCTATCTGGTACTCGAATGGATCCACGGCCTGCCGCTGTACGAGTGGGCCCGGCAGCATCAGGTCACCTCGCGCCAGGTGCTCGGTGTCCTCGCGCAGGTGGCGGGGGCGCTCGCGGTGCTGCACCAGTCCGACTGTCTGCATCGCGACCTCAAAGGGGATAATATCCTGGTCGATGCCAAGGGCCGGGCTGTGCTCATGGACTACGGCTCGGGCACCTGGGCCGGAGCCCCGCCCATCACCGAGAGCCTCATGCCTCCCAACACGCCCGAGTACCGCAGCCCTGAGGCGTTTCGCTTCGAGTGGGGCCAGTGGCGCGTCCAGAGAGCCCGTTATCAGGCGCGTCCCGCTGATGATCTCTATGCGTTGGGAGTCAGCCTGTACCGGCTCGTGACCCGGGTGTATCCACCGCCAGGAACGGAGCCGGAGGAACTCAAGGAACAGCCTCATGCTCGACCCCCGCAGAGGCTCCCCCCCGAGGCGCTCAACGAGCGGGTGGCGCCAGAACTCGCTGAGTTCATTGAGCAACTGCTGGCAGCCGAGCCTGACGCACGGGGCACAGCCTGCGAGGTGGCAGATGCGGCGCAGGCCGCGGAGGAGCTCGCGGGGCCCCTCGCAGATGTTCCACTGTTCTACGTGAACGCGCTGCCGGCAGAGTCCTCCGCCGTGCCCCCCACGAACGTCGTTGCATCCCGCCTAGCGCCTCTCTGCACAGAGCCTCGGTCTCATGCAGGGATGTGGCGATTGGGCCTGGCTGTCGCAGCCCTGGTGCTCGCAACAGTGGGCACACGGTGGATGGCCCCCGCGATCAGTCCCCCGCTGCCAAAGCAGGTGCAACTGCGAGTTCCCAGCGCTGCGGTGGCGGCCGATGCTGGCCCGGCAGGGCTCGGAGATGACGGGAAGCGCACGCCGCCTAAAGCGGGCCAAGATGCGCCATCCTCCGAGAAGGGAGCCTCCCTGCCATTGCCCAAGGAGCCGCTCCCAGGTCAGCGCCGTGCTCCCTGCGAACGGGGAGAGATGGCGATCCACGGGGGTTGTTGGATTCCGTGGACCACTCGCGTCCCTCCCTGTGGCGATCAAGCCTACGAGTGGAAAGGGGGCTGCTACTTGCCTCGACTCAATCCTGCACGCATGCCCACCACCGAGAAGCCGCAGTAATCCACGGCGGTTCGGCACCTGCACCTATCCCTGCCCCGTCCCCTCCGGAAGCTGTCCGCTGGGAGCAGCCGCGGCTTCGGTCCGGCTCGGCGTCCCGGGCCATGAGATGTTCAGCTTCTCCAGCAGCGCCTCCGCCTCGAACTTCTGGCTGAACCGGCCCAGCTCCTCGTTCAGCTGCTTCTGGCTGATCTCCGCCAGCGACACCACCTGCTTCAGTGCCGCCACGTCGTACGTCCCCGCCTTCGGATCCGAGAAGACCTGGATGACCTGGCGCAGCAGCTTGCACAGCCGTGCCACATCCTCCTTCGATGCGTCGAGGGCCTGGCGCAGCCGCTGCTCCGTGTCCCGCAGCACGGGCTCCACCACCTGCTCATGCAGCGCCTGACGGTTATCCACCGTGGAGGCCTTTCCAAAGAGGCCGCCGAGCAGCCCTCCCAGCAGCGTGCCTCCCGTGACCGCCCACCCTGATGGCCGGCCCGTCATCCGCGCCACCAGCGCCGCCCCCATCGCCCCCACCGCGCCCACTGCCCTCGCCGACTGCCAGTCGAAGAAGCGCGGCTTCGCCTCCAACGCCGCCTCGAACCGGTTGGTGAGCGCCAGCGTCATCTCCGTGCCCGTGTCCCCTCGCAGCGCCTCGGCCAGCTCCTGGTTGAGCCGCGGGTGGAGGCCCTCCATCCCAGCACGCACCCGGGCCACCAGCGCTTCTCGCAGGGAGTCCGTGAGCTGGCGCCTCGCGCGAGGCAAGGCCGCCTCCGTCTCACTCAGAAACTCCTCCAGCGCCCCGTCGAGCTGGCCTCGCAGCCGAACCCCTTCCTCCGCCAGCAACGTGTCCAGCCGCGTCTGGACCTGATCAATCGTCTGCGGCTTCACGGCGGCCAGCTCCCGCATCTCCAAGAGCGCTCGAAGATCCGACACGGCCGCGCCCCACGCCTCCACCTCCTCCATCACCCGATCCCGATGCACGTGGAAGAGCGCCTGCAGCAGCTCCGCCCGCAGCTTCGCCACGCCCGCGCCCGTCTGGCCTGAGACTCCTGAGAAGGGAACCGTGCGCCCCGGCAGCACCTCCGCCAGAAGCTGGCGCACCCGGCCTTCGAGCGCAGGCAGCTCCTCGGCTGGCACCGCATCGGCGCGCGTGAGGACCACCCGGAGCCCCGGATCCGGCACACGCTCGGCCCATCCGTGGAGCTGCTGCAGCTCCTTCAGCGGCAACAGCTCGAGCGCGGAAGTGACGAGCACCCAGACCTCGGCCCTTTCTTCCACCGGACTCTCTGCGAGCTCCACCTCCCTCCACTCCCAGGACTGGGGCGCCACGGGCTCAGTCTCAGCCGGAGCGCCTCCCGCCCCATCGAGCGCTCGCAGCAGTGTGCTCTTCCCCACGCCCTTCGCCCCCACCACCGCCACCACCGGACGCTCCAGCCGCTCCACGGTGTGATGGCGCGCGAACACCTCCGCACCGAACGGCACCGAGGCCCTCAGCGTGCGCACATCCTCGGCCAGCCGCCGCGCGAAGCGTCCCAGCTCCTGAATGCCCTGCTCGTGCTCCATCACGGCCTCCCGCGGGAAGCAGCTCCCACCCACGGCAGCGTAACGCACCACGCCATGCACGAGGGCGACCCCACAGGTAGTGACTACCACACGATTCCACTCGGGCTCGGCTTGACGGGAAACACCCGGGACGATCAGATGCACCACGTCGTCACGCCTCTGGAGGGGACATGGCTGACCATTCCTGGGTGCACGAGCTGTTCGCGAAGTTCGACCAAGGAGACATCGAGGGATGGGCCGCCTATCTCTCCGAGGATGCCTCCTTCCGCATCGGCAGCGGCGTCCCCGTCTCCGGGCCCCAGGGCGCCAAGCAGGTGATCAGCGCCATCCTCAGCATGGCGCGCAACCTCCGCCATGAGCTCATCGACGTGTGGCAGACCCCGCAGGGCGTGGTCGTCCGCGGCGAGCTCTCCATGAATCGCATCAAGGACGGCCGCCGCATCACCGTCCCCTTCTGCAACGTGTTCGATGTGAAGGAGCAGCGCATCCAGCGCTACCTCGCGCACCTCGACCCGTCGCCCATCTTCAACTGAGCTCGCGCTGAAGCTGTAAAACTTCAATCACGGAAAGCGTCTGAATTCTGGACAGCCCCGTCTTTCGGCGCGTCCCATTTCAGGCCAGTGCGCCCGTGTCTCTTTTCCTCTGA
The Hyalangium minutum DNA segment above includes these coding regions:
- a CDS encoding nuclear transport factor 2 family protein, translating into MADHSWVHELFAKFDQGDIEGWAAYLSEDASFRIGSGVPVSGPQGAKQVISAILSMARNLRHELIDVWQTPQGVVVRGELSMNRIKDGRRITVPFCNVFDVKEQRIQRYLAHLDPSPIFN
- a CDS encoding serine/threonine protein kinase — protein: MPRDPMTDVPTADSLRPGSVVGPWRIEGYAGRGTYGLVFRARLAGYPESPLVALKVAVFAYDPRFMREAALLSRFHHPSIPRLLARGWWVASPKAAHPYLVLEWIHGLPLYEWARQHQVTSRQVLGVLAQVAGALAVLHQSDCLHRDLKGDNILVDAKGRAVLMDYGSGTWAGAPPITESLMPPNTPEYRSPEAFRFEWGQWRVQRARYQARPADDLYALGVSLYRLVTRVYPPPGTEPEELKEQPHARPPQRLPPEALNERVAPELAEFIEQLLAAEPDARGTACEVADAAQAAEELAGPLADVPLFYVNALPAESSAVPPTNVVASRLAPLCTEPRSHAGMWRLGLAVAALVLATVGTRWMAPAISPPLPKQVQLRVPSAAVAADAGPAGLGDDGKRTPPKAGQDAPSSEKGASLPLPKEPLPGQRRAPCERGEMAIHGGCWIPWTTRVPPCGDQAYEWKGGCYLPRLNPARMPTTEKPQ